One genomic region from Stutzerimonas decontaminans encodes:
- the plsY gene encoding glycerol-3-phosphate 1-O-acyltransferase PlsY gives MFWLLTLLAYLIGSLSFAILLSRLAGMPDPRAGGSGNPGATNMLRLAGKRLAICTLFGDLLKGLLPVLLASALDMSVQQQAWIGLAAVCGHLYPLYFRFRGGKGVATAAGTLLALYPPAALLAIVAWLLVFRLTRTSSLAALIALPLCLPLLAWQQPGALLPMSVLATLIVWRHRSNVRDLFAGRERHF, from the coding sequence ATGTTCTGGCTGCTGACATTGCTCGCGTACCTGATCGGCTCGCTGTCATTCGCCATACTGCTCAGCCGCCTGGCCGGAATGCCCGACCCGCGTGCCGGCGGCTCCGGCAACCCCGGCGCCACCAATATGCTTCGTCTGGCAGGCAAGCGACTGGCGATCTGCACGTTGTTCGGCGATCTGCTCAAGGGCCTGCTGCCCGTGCTGCTGGCCTCCGCGCTGGACATGTCCGTCCAGCAACAGGCCTGGATCGGTCTGGCAGCGGTCTGCGGCCACCTCTATCCGTTGTATTTCCGCTTCCGCGGCGGCAAGGGTGTCGCCACTGCTGCCGGCACCCTGCTGGCGCTCTATCCACCGGCCGCCCTGCTAGCCATCGTCGCCTGGCTGCTGGTATTCCGCCTGACCCGCACCAGCTCACTGGCCGCCCTTATCGCCCTGCCACTATGTCTGCCATTGCTGGCCTGGCAGCAACCCGGCGCGCTGCTGCCAATGAGCGTGCTCGCCACACTGATCGTCTGGCGCCATCGCAGCAACGTGCGCGACCTGTTCGCCGGCCGGGAACGACATTTCTGA
- the tsaD gene encoding tRNA (adenosine(37)-N6)-threonylcarbamoyltransferase complex transferase subunit TsaD, whose protein sequence is MLVLGLETSCDETGVALYDSEQGLLADALFSQIDLHRVYGGVVPELASRDHVKRMLPLIRQVLEEAGREAGQIDAVAYTAGPGLVGALLVGASCAQALALAWGVPAVGVHHMEGHLLAPMLEAQPPQFPFVALLVSGGHTQLVRVDGIGQYELLGESVDDAAGEAFDKTAKLMGLRYPGGPEIALLAEQGTPGRFVFPRPMTDRPGLDFSFSGLKTFTLNTWQQCRAAGDESEQTRCDIALAFQQAVVETLTIKCRRALKQTGLKSLVIAGGVSANQSLRQSLERMLGELKGQVFYARPRFCTDNGAMIAYAGCQRLLAGQHDGPAISVQPRWSMDTLPAI, encoded by the coding sequence ATGCTGGTGCTAGGGCTGGAAACTTCATGTGATGAAACCGGCGTCGCGTTGTATGACAGCGAACAGGGCCTGCTGGCGGACGCGCTATTCAGCCAGATTGACCTGCATCGCGTCTACGGCGGCGTGGTGCCCGAGCTGGCCTCGCGCGATCACGTGAAACGCATGCTGCCGCTGATTCGCCAAGTGCTGGAGGAGGCGGGGCGCGAGGCTGGCCAGATCGATGCTGTAGCCTACACGGCCGGCCCCGGGCTCGTTGGTGCGCTACTGGTTGGCGCCTCCTGTGCCCAGGCGCTGGCATTGGCCTGGGGTGTGCCGGCTGTCGGCGTACATCATATGGAAGGCCATCTGTTGGCGCCGATGCTCGAAGCGCAGCCGCCGCAATTTCCGTTCGTCGCCTTGCTGGTGTCGGGTGGTCATACGCAGCTTGTTCGCGTGGATGGGATCGGCCAGTACGAGCTGCTCGGCGAGTCGGTGGACGATGCCGCTGGCGAGGCCTTCGACAAGACCGCCAAGCTGATGGGCCTGCGTTATCCCGGCGGGCCGGAAATCGCCCTCCTGGCCGAGCAGGGCACTCCAGGTCGCTTCGTCTTTCCGCGACCTATGACCGACCGGCCGGGCCTGGATTTCAGTTTCAGCGGCCTGAAGACATTCACCCTCAACACCTGGCAGCAATGCCGCGCCGCGGGTGACGAATCCGAGCAGACCCGCTGCGACATCGCGCTGGCATTTCAGCAGGCGGTGGTCGAAACCCTGACCATCAAGTGTCGCCGAGCGCTCAAGCAGACCGGCCTGAAGTCACTGGTGATCGCCGGAGGGGTGAGCGCCAATCAGTCGCTGCGCCAGTCGCTGGAGCGGATGCTCGGCGAGCTCAAGGGCCAGGTGTTCTATGCGCGACCACGTTTCTGCACCGACAATGGCGCGATGATCGCCTACGCTGGCTGTCAACGGCTGCTTGCCGGCCAGCATGATGGTCCGGCGATCAGCGTGCAGCCGCGTTGGTCGATGGACACACTGCCGGCGATCTGA
- the rpsU gene encoding 30S ribosomal protein S21, translated as MPNVKVKENEPFDVALRRFKRSCEKAGVLAEVRSREFYEKPTAERKRKAAAAVKRHAKKVQREQRRSVRLY; from the coding sequence ATGCCCAACGTTAAAGTCAAAGAGAACGAACCATTCGACGTAGCTCTGCGTCGCTTCAAGCGTTCTTGCGAAAAGGCCGGTGTTCTGGCCGAAGTCCGCAGCCGTGAGTTCTACGAGAAGCCTACTGCTGAGCGCAAGCGTAAAGCTGCTGCCGCAGTCAAGCGTCACGCCAAGAAAGTGCAGCGCGAGCAGCGCCGCAGCGTTCGCCTGTACTAA
- the dnaG gene encoding DNA primase — protein MAGLIPQSFIDDLLNRSDIVEVVGSRIQLKKAGKNYSALCPFHKEKTPSFSVSPDKQFYYCFGCGAGGNALGFVMDHDQLDFPQAVEELAKRAGMEVPHEESGRKHKPRQPVDSPLYPLLAAAADYYRQALKSHPTRKSAVEYLKGRGLSGVIARDFGLGFAPPGWDNLMKHLGGDALQQKALIDAGLLIENAENGKRYDRFRDRVMFPIRDSRGRVIAFGGRVLGDDKPKYLNSPETPVFHKGQELYGLYEARQANRDLDEIMVVEGYMDVIALAQQGLRNAVATLGTATSEEHLKRLFRIVPSVLFCFDGDAAGRKAAWRALEATLPNLQDGRRARFLFLPDGEDPDTLVRSEGTDAFRARIQQHSQPLADYFFQQLSDEADPRSLEGKAHLATLAAPLIEKIPGSNLRALMRQRLAEITGLNGEALQHMATAPAPNTGSSTPEYDDSAYYDTGAHYTETDYFEPPEAAKQQRSTKKEWKKDWKKSGQRPDFKPRAPRTPATVEPPTLTTLRTLLHHPGLAQKVEDVSHFAAEDDTYAQLLVALLGTLQKNPKLRSLQLIARWHGTDQGRLLRALAEKEWLISADNLEQQFFDTINSLATRQRERRLESLLRKARQGELSAEEKDQLRNLLSRNAIPATPTSTGA, from the coding sequence ATGGCCGGCCTGATCCCGCAATCCTTCATCGATGATTTGCTCAATCGCTCCGACATCGTCGAAGTGGTCGGCTCGCGCATCCAGCTGAAAAAGGCTGGCAAGAACTACAGCGCCCTCTGCCCTTTTCACAAAGAAAAGACACCTTCGTTCAGCGTCAGTCCTGACAAGCAGTTCTACTATTGCTTCGGCTGCGGCGCTGGCGGCAACGCGCTCGGCTTCGTTATGGACCACGACCAACTGGATTTCCCCCAGGCGGTCGAGGAACTGGCCAAGCGCGCAGGAATGGAAGTCCCCCACGAGGAAAGCGGCCGCAAGCACAAGCCACGTCAACCAGTCGACTCGCCGCTCTACCCGCTGCTGGCTGCCGCCGCCGATTACTATCGCCAAGCCCTGAAGAGCCACCCGACCCGCAAATCAGCGGTGGAATACCTCAAGGGCCGCGGCCTGTCCGGCGTTATCGCGCGAGATTTCGGACTTGGCTTCGCGCCGCCCGGCTGGGACAACCTGATGAAGCATCTCGGTGGCGATGCACTGCAGCAGAAAGCCCTGATCGATGCCGGCCTGCTGATCGAGAACGCCGAGAACGGCAAACGCTACGACCGCTTCCGCGACCGCGTGATGTTTCCCATCCGCGACAGCCGCGGCCGAGTCATTGCCTTTGGCGGCCGCGTCCTAGGCGACGACAAGCCCAAATACCTGAACTCGCCGGAAACCCCGGTATTCCACAAGGGCCAGGAACTCTACGGCCTCTACGAAGCCCGCCAGGCCAACCGCGACCTCGACGAAATCATGGTGGTCGAAGGCTACATGGATGTCATCGCCCTGGCCCAGCAAGGCTTGCGCAACGCCGTCGCCACCCTCGGCACCGCAACCAGCGAAGAACACCTCAAGCGGCTATTCCGCATAGTGCCCAGCGTGCTGTTCTGCTTCGACGGCGACGCCGCCGGACGCAAAGCCGCCTGGCGTGCATTGGAAGCCACGCTACCGAACCTGCAGGACGGCCGCCGCGCCCGCTTTCTGTTCCTGCCGGATGGCGAAGACCCTGACACACTGGTCCGCTCAGAGGGCACCGATGCATTTCGCGCGCGCATTCAGCAGCATTCGCAGCCGCTGGCCGACTATTTCTTCCAGCAGCTGAGCGATGAAGCCGATCCGCGGTCACTGGAAGGCAAGGCCCATTTAGCCACGCTCGCGGCGCCGCTCATCGAAAAGATTCCCGGCAGCAACCTGCGCGCCTTAATGCGCCAGCGCCTCGCCGAGATCACCGGGCTGAACGGTGAAGCCCTGCAACACATGGCAACCGCGCCCGCGCCGAACACCGGCAGCAGCACGCCCGAATATGACGACTCGGCCTACTACGACACCGGCGCGCACTACACTGAGACGGATTACTTCGAGCCTCCCGAAGCCGCGAAGCAACAACGCAGCACCAAGAAAGAATGGAAGAAAGACTGGAAAAAATCCGGACAACGGCCAGACTTCAAACCTCGCGCCCCCCGCACACCAGCAACAGTCGAGCCACCGACCCTGACTACCCTGCGCACCCTGCTGCACCATCCCGGGCTCGCGCAGAAAGTGGAAGATGTCAGTCATTTCGCAGCAGAAGACGATACATACGCGCAATTGCTTGTTGCCCTGCTCGGCACGCTGCAGAAGAACCCCAAGCTGCGCAGCCTGCAGCTGATCGCACGCTGGCACGGAACCGACCAAGGGCGACTTTTACGTGCACTTGCAGAGAAAGAATGGCTGATCTCTGCCGATAACCTTGAACAGCAGTTTTTCGACACCATTAATAGCCTTGCCACCCGACAGCGGGAACGCCGACTCGAAAGTCTGCTGCGCAAGGCTCGCCAAGGTGAACTCAGCGCAGAGGAAAAAGACCAACTGCGTAACCTATTGAGCCGTAACGCAATACCCGCAACACCGACCTCAACTGGCGCCTGA